A stretch of the Sphingobacterium thalpophilum genome encodes the following:
- a CDS encoding SusD/RagB family nutrient-binding outer membrane lipoprotein: MRNLKKIGYMVLVSTLFLGACSKSLDINIDPYDPSEQDASPHLLFPSGVAYSAAKIGGDLQLLGGLWSQHYTQNNNSSQYRDIDSYSLTNQSYNGIWFNLFGGGMKDLQLARTKAEGMGQWHYFVASSIMLAFDYHVLVDLYGDLPIKEGLQGDLGQFTPKWDDGKTANGLILEQLDAALAKIEQARQAPSMGTNDFVFAGNMDHWRKFAKSLKLKILMRDFDANRAAITTLLNEADLLNTDAKMTAFEDQVSKSNPLYESERRTLGGPNIRASRTLLYYLQQKGDPRISDFFELASNGNYEAYRQGDYFASSTVISSRASLAATDPVYFMSYAEVEFLQAEAFARTGEPAKAAAHYNAGVTAAFARWGKNAAPFLAENGKYAFRPGAVESMLEQIILQKWVAATRCQAWDSFYDQNRTGYPRVSTVEPDSPNYVAGHYTVSVNSALPGNELPRRLAYPKNSSDFNPNTPKVVPINTKMWWHKK, from the coding sequence ATGAGAAATTTAAAGAAAATAGGTTATATGGTTTTGGTAAGTACCCTTTTTTTGGGTGCCTGTTCCAAGAGCCTTGATATTAATATCGATCCGTACGATCCGTCCGAGCAGGATGCGAGCCCTCACCTGCTGTTCCCCTCGGGAGTCGCCTACAGCGCCGCCAAAATAGGTGGCGATCTTCAATTGCTTGGGGGCCTTTGGTCACAGCATTATACACAAAACAACAATTCCAGCCAATACAGGGACATCGACTCCTATAGCCTGACCAATCAATCCTACAACGGTATCTGGTTCAATCTTTTTGGCGGAGGTATGAAGGATCTACAGCTCGCTAGGACAAAGGCCGAAGGGATGGGCCAGTGGCACTATTTTGTGGCTTCAAGCATTATGCTGGCCTTTGATTACCATGTATTGGTCGATTTATACGGCGACCTGCCCATTAAAGAAGGGCTTCAGGGGGATCTGGGACAGTTCACCCCCAAGTGGGACGACGGAAAGACCGCAAACGGTTTGATCCTCGAACAGCTGGATGCAGCCCTAGCAAAGATTGAGCAGGCCAGGCAGGCTCCCAGCATGGGAACAAATGATTTTGTATTTGCCGGGAATATGGACCATTGGCGGAAATTTGCCAAGTCACTCAAACTAAAAATACTGATGCGCGATTTCGACGCCAACCGAGCCGCTATTACCACGCTTCTGAACGAAGCGGATCTACTGAACACGGATGCAAAAATGACTGCATTTGAGGATCAGGTAAGCAAGTCCAATCCCCTTTACGAGTCCGAAAGAAGAACGCTGGGTGGCCCCAACATCCGTGCAAGCCGTACCTTACTGTATTATCTGCAGCAAAAGGGTGATCCGCGTATTTCGGATTTTTTTGAACTTGCATCGAATGGAAATTACGAAGCCTATCGTCAGGGAGATTATTTTGCGTCCTCTACCGTCATCTCTTCGCGGGCCTCACTGGCGGCGACCGATCCAGTCTATTTCATGTCCTATGCCGAGGTTGAATTTTTACAGGCCGAAGCCTTTGCCCGGACAGGCGAACCTGCCAAAGCGGCGGCACATTACAACGCTGGCGTTACAGCTGCATTTGCACGCTGGGGTAAAAACGCCGCGCCTTTTCTTGCAGAAAATGGCAAATATGCTTTTCGCCCCGGAGCCGTGGAATCCATGCTTGAACAGATTATCCTGCAGAAATGGGTGGCTGCCACCCGCTGTCAGGCCTGGGATTCATTCTACGACCAGAACCGCACCGGATATCCGAGGGTAAGCACCGTAGAACCAGACAGCCCCAATTACGTTGCAGGGCACTATACCGTGTCTGTCAATTCCGCTCTTCCGGGCAATGAGCTGCCACGTCGGCTGGCTTATCCAAAAAATTCGTCTGACTTTAACCCCAATACCCCCAAGGTCGTTCCGATCAATACGAAGATGTGGTGGCACAAAAAATAA
- a CDS encoding sensor histidine kinase: protein MTHLGHLGNPKREISLFIFVLLVMSVLYATPRLFAGGFSAGFFKELLVDCLVMATACLPVWWLHFRKWTALPMKTRFALHLLTGMLYYAIWVILYQFYNRWMGIPLMTGRQMVQNIGPNLLFYIQVFSSLHIDLFFREREYQQNRERELRELAHRAEIESLKAQIQPHFLFNTLNSISASVPAENEHTRVLIAQLADTFRYALRSTREELVPLWQELDFLKNYLLLEQSRFGKRLEFKIVADDGCRQVSIPPMLLQPLVENAIKHGIEPAVDGGRIDITCSLEQGLIQFCIRNTGALYTGTVEGMFNADGVGLSNTAKRLSNQFGEKLHIALDENGAVTVSFALPAGPR from the coding sequence ATGACACATCTGGGACACTTAGGAAATCCCAAAAGGGAAATATCGCTGTTTATATTCGTTTTGTTGGTGATGAGTGTGCTTTATGCCACACCGCGGCTCTTCGCCGGCGGCTTTTCGGCAGGCTTTTTCAAAGAGCTGCTGGTTGATTGTCTGGTCATGGCAACAGCCTGTCTCCCTGTCTGGTGGTTACATTTTCGCAAATGGACTGCCCTTCCGATGAAAACACGCTTTGCCCTGCATCTGCTCACCGGCATGTTGTACTATGCCATCTGGGTGATCCTCTATCAGTTCTACAACCGCTGGATGGGGATACCCCTCATGACCGGCAGACAGATGGTACAGAATATCGGTCCCAATCTGCTGTTTTATATCCAGGTATTCAGTTCGTTGCATATTGATCTGTTTTTCCGTGAGCGGGAGTATCAGCAGAACAGGGAGAGAGAATTGCGTGAACTTGCCCATCGGGCAGAGATCGAAAGCCTCAAGGCCCAGATCCAGCCTCATTTTCTGTTCAATACGCTGAATAGTATCAGTGCATCGGTACCCGCAGAAAACGAGCATACCCGCGTCCTGATTGCTCAGCTGGCGGATACCTTTCGGTATGCGCTTCGCTCCACCAGGGAGGAGCTGGTGCCGCTCTGGCAGGAACTCGATTTTTTGAAAAATTACCTGTTGCTGGAACAGAGCAGGTTCGGAAAAAGACTGGAATTTAAAATTGTTGCCGATGACGGATGCCGGCAGGTCAGCATTCCTCCGATGCTGTTGCAGCCTCTGGTGGAGAACGCGATAAAGCATGGCATTGAACCGGCTGTAGATGGGGGACGGATAGATATTACCTGCAGCCTGGAGCAGGGATTGATCCAGTTTTGCATTCGGAATACTGGTGCTCTGTATACAGGGACGGTCGAGGGAATGTTTAATGCGGACGGGGTCGGACTTTCAAATACGGCCAAACGTCTATCGAACCAGTTCGGAGAAAAACTCCATATTGCGCTTGACGAAAATGGAGCGGTAACAGTTTCTTTTGCGCTTCCGGCTGGTCCGCGCTAG
- a CDS encoding carboxypeptidase-like regulatory domain-containing protein, with the protein MNKLINPTKTVRMASLFFSCLMISACSKGSNPPNGGEEPYPQEEIRPQLPFSQLPARTKSMNVPGNRRHVNVMEKQRPKLPKFAPLDVKPGILRGYIKDVFGRPVPDAEIGVRSSIAGGLYSSATAKSDSRGYYEIKIPVGHTEIWGAKLNMLHAGGRAFVSLFPADSTLNEFPSSNGAVKNFVLLPYGEGRPDQIANSPQWPTSYMGGSVHLSYSLRTETLPLPGSFPLGTVIVIRLTPLDLVHADEKVTFIIKKQVLNSELYINNIPLGRYTIEIETGDGTPISMKEGINLKDEFGLAPKNALRKAELTFIPGDPECLAWFGNWKEVPLTIEMN; encoded by the coding sequence ATGAACAAACTTATCAACCCTACAAAAACCGTACGGATGGCCTCCCTATTTTTCAGCTGTCTGATGATTTCAGCCTGTTCAAAGGGCAGTAACCCGCCCAATGGCGGCGAGGAGCCCTATCCACAGGAAGAAATACGACCGCAGCTTCCCTTTTCGCAGCTTCCCGCAAGGACCAAGAGCATGAATGTTCCCGGAAACCGGCGGCATGTCAACGTTATGGAAAAACAACGCCCCAAGTTACCAAAATTCGCGCCCCTGGACGTAAAACCGGGCATACTGCGCGGATATATAAAAGACGTCTTTGGCCGTCCTGTCCCCGATGCGGAGATCGGCGTCCGTTCCTCTATTGCCGGAGGACTTTACAGCTCGGCCACTGCCAAAAGTGATTCCAGAGGCTACTACGAAATAAAAATTCCCGTTGGCCATACCGAAATCTGGGGAGCCAAATTAAATATGCTGCATGCCGGCGGCCGGGCGTTTGTCTCTCTATTTCCTGCCGACAGTACGTTGAATGAATTTCCCTCGAGCAACGGAGCTGTAAAGAATTTTGTGCTGCTCCCCTATGGCGAGGGCAGACCCGATCAGATTGCCAACTCCCCCCAATGGCCGACGAGCTATATGGGAGGCTCCGTGCATCTCTCCTATAGCCTGCGAACAGAAACCCTTCCGCTGCCCGGAAGTTTCCCTCTCGGGACCGTCATCGTCATCAGATTGACGCCGCTCGATCTGGTACATGCAGACGAAAAGGTCACATTCATCATCAAAAAACAGGTACTCAACAGCGAACTCTACATCAATAACATTCCTCTGGGACGGTACACGATCGAAATAGAAACCGGTGACGGAACACCCATTTCCATGAAGGAAGGAATCAACCTGAAAGATGAATTTGGCCTGGCGCCAAAGAATGCTTTACGAAAAGCAGAACTGACCTTTATTCCTGGCGATCCCGAGTGTCTGGCCTGGTTTGGCAACTGGAAAGAAGTGCCCTTAACTATTGAAATGAACTGA
- a CDS encoding SusC/RagA family TonB-linked outer membrane protein, translating to MKHKLLSLIVGSVALTAVAFAQEQKVSGRVTGPDGRPLAGVTVAVQGSNLASQTDAGGNYSLVVPTGKAIVFHSVGFSEKTVIVTKGQSIFNIRLDESSNALQEVVVTAMGSSRQSRALGYAATTFKSDDITAANNMTAMTGLQGKVAGVSISNAGTVGGSTKVIIRGISSFSGNNPLYVVDGVPINNSMQGDIGTTRSVDLGNTANDINPDDIESMTILKGASATALYGSRGAHGVIMITTKRGKLGQQLAVTYTGAINSSSVLMVPQTQNMFGQGWPDYDSNENGSWGPKLDGIVRAWGSVVDGVAQTKPFAYVKDNIRNFYVNGLDATNTLAISGGGETSSYHFSYGNFYQQGILPGHPDKLKRNNFSFKGDTKLDKFEMSYGVNYVRRDLDAVYQGQGASDGGNVTFQELIQIPVDIPIAAMRDYMNKYYNDDNYYTSYASNPYKALVDNGRKFQDDRFYGNINLSYKLLPWLRIAGKLGGDFGNNRTIDFAQKISYTAGSPAAEHDKAPITGRYAEFYRKTNQLDATLMLQGDKQLNPDMNLTGTAGFNFNQRGHSELNSFISGLNIPGWYSLKNTTGNPVSNNIFMRQRLMGLLADLTFSYKNFWYINGSFRSDWSSTLPADHRNYFYGGANTSLVVTEAFPGLRSDQFNFLKVRAAWGKTGNDASPYLTENVYGATQIALGFGSMILPLGGSAGLQHSKILGNQELRPEITTELEFGTDMRFLRDRIRLDLSYYNRKTVDQIIAADISPETGFTTRTRNIGDIRNKGVEIGLNTTPMKTGTFQLDLGVNFTQNRSKVAKLWDNVREYNIYTTYGVDFIAEVGQPLGIYKVPKVMTVAEGPFVGRTVVNNSGIPIADANVKRAVGKHEPDFVLGFTTRFAYKDWSLGTVLDWRKGGYFYSYTAQLNYFVGNAVKTTFNERQPWLVPNSVRQLADGSYVENDRPISAGNQYGYWDPNTNNAQYSEAVLKRDFIKLREIVLTYTLPKSALGSKIKGIDFSLVARNVFLWTPKNNNFVDPESSNYGNDIRSNYGEFAVGPTSRSFGGSVSVRF from the coding sequence ATGAAACACAAATTACTCAGTTTAATTGTCGGCAGTGTAGCCCTGACTGCTGTTGCTTTTGCTCAGGAGCAAAAGGTGAGCGGCCGCGTCACGGGGCCTGACGGCAGACCATTGGCAGGTGTGACGGTCGCCGTCCAAGGATCTAACCTCGCCAGCCAGACCGATGCGGGCGGCAACTATTCGCTTGTTGTGCCTACAGGAAAGGCAATCGTGTTCCATTCGGTGGGCTTTTCAGAAAAGACGGTTATCGTCACCAAGGGACAGTCTATCTTTAATATACGTCTGGACGAATCTTCAAATGCCCTGCAGGAGGTGGTTGTCACCGCCATGGGAAGTTCAAGACAGAGCAGGGCACTGGGCTATGCCGCGACCACATTTAAGTCCGACGACATTACCGCGGCCAACAACATGACCGCCATGACCGGCCTGCAGGGAAAAGTTGCCGGTGTCAGCATTTCCAATGCAGGCACGGTGGGCGGATCCACCAAAGTCATTATCCGCGGGATATCGTCCTTTTCAGGCAACAACCCATTGTATGTGGTGGACGGCGTCCCCATCAATAACAGCATGCAGGGGGATATCGGGACGACCAGGTCTGTCGATCTGGGAAACACGGCCAACGATATCAATCCCGACGATATAGAATCCATGACCATCTTAAAAGGAGCCTCGGCAACGGCTTTATATGGTTCAAGAGGAGCTCATGGTGTTATTATGATAACGACGAAGCGCGGCAAACTGGGTCAGCAGCTTGCGGTGACCTATACTGGCGCTATCAATTCGAGCAGTGTGCTGATGGTACCACAGACCCAAAACATGTTCGGACAAGGCTGGCCAGACTACGATTCCAACGAAAATGGTTCCTGGGGTCCCAAGCTCGATGGTATCGTGCGCGCCTGGGGTTCAGTGGTCGACGGCGTGGCCCAGACCAAGCCTTTTGCATACGTCAAAGATAATATTCGCAACTTCTATGTAAACGGACTAGATGCCACCAATACGCTAGCGATCTCCGGGGGTGGCGAAACGTCGTCGTACCATTTTTCCTACGGTAATTTTTACCAGCAGGGCATTTTGCCGGGCCACCCCGATAAGCTGAAGCGCAATAACTTTTCGTTTAAGGGTGATACGAAGCTGGATAAATTTGAGATGAGCTACGGCGTCAACTATGTCCGGCGGGATCTGGACGCGGTCTATCAAGGACAGGGCGCCTCGGACGGTGGAAATGTGACTTTCCAGGAACTGATACAGATCCCCGTTGACATTCCCATTGCCGCGATGCGGGACTATATGAACAAATACTATAACGACGACAATTATTATACATCGTATGCATCCAACCCCTATAAGGCGCTGGTGGATAACGGCAGAAAGTTTCAGGACGACCGTTTTTACGGGAATATCAACCTCTCCTATAAACTCCTGCCCTGGCTACGCATTGCCGGAAAACTAGGTGGAGATTTTGGCAACAACAGGACCATCGATTTTGCGCAGAAGATAAGCTATACCGCCGGATCACCGGCTGCCGAACACGACAAAGCCCCAATTACGGGACGTTATGCTGAATTCTACCGGAAAACCAATCAACTGGATGCGACCTTGATGCTGCAAGGCGACAAGCAGCTGAATCCGGACATGAATCTGACGGGAACTGCAGGTTTCAATTTTAATCAGCGAGGCCACTCCGAACTCAATTCATTTATCTCCGGACTGAACATACCGGGTTGGTATAGCCTGAAAAATACCACCGGAAATCCGGTTTCCAACAATATTTTTATGCGGCAGCGACTGATGGGTCTGCTTGCAGACCTTACGTTCAGCTATAAGAACTTCTGGTATATCAATGGCTCATTCCGTTCGGACTGGTCTTCGACCCTGCCTGCCGATCACCGCAACTATTTTTATGGCGGGGCAAATACCTCCCTGGTGGTGACGGAGGCATTCCCGGGATTAAGGTCCGATCAGTTCAATTTCCTGAAAGTGCGTGCCGCATGGGGAAAAACAGGCAATGATGCTTCACCGTATTTAACGGAAAACGTGTATGGAGCAACACAGATTGCACTAGGTTTCGGTTCAATGATTCTCCCCCTGGGTGGTAGTGCGGGCTTGCAGCATAGCAAAATTCTAGGGAATCAGGAATTAAGGCCCGAAATTACAACCGAACTCGAATTTGGTACCGATATGCGCTTTCTACGGGACCGGATCCGTCTGGACCTCTCGTATTATAACCGTAAAACGGTGGACCAGATCATTGCTGCAGACATTTCGCCCGAAACCGGCTTCACAACGCGGACGAGGAATATTGGTGATATCCGGAATAAGGGTGTCGAGATCGGCTTAAATACCACCCCGATGAAAACCGGAACTTTTCAGTTGGACCTGGGTGTCAATTTCACCCAGAATCGCAGCAAGGTCGCCAAACTCTGGGATAACGTGAGAGAATATAATATTTATACCACGTATGGTGTAGACTTTATCGCCGAGGTTGGGCAGCCTCTGGGGATCTACAAGGTTCCAAAGGTCATGACCGTGGCCGAAGGTCCCTTTGTCGGTAGGACAGTCGTCAATAATTCGGGTATACCCATTGCCGACGCCAATGTCAAACGCGCTGTCGGCAAACATGAGCCCGACTTTGTACTGGGCTTCACAACCCGATTTGCCTATAAAGACTGGAGTCTGGGGACTGTGCTGGACTGGCGTAAGGGCGGGTACTTCTATTCCTATACTGCTCAGCTAAACTATTTTGTCGGAAACGCAGTGAAGACCACCTTCAATGAAAGGCAGCCCTGGCTTGTGCCAAATTCGGTCAGACAGCTGGCAGACGGCAGCTATGTGGAGAATGACCGGCCCATCTCTGCAGGTAATCAATACGGCTACTGGGATCCCAATACCAACAATGCACAATATAGCGAAGCGGTGCTAAAGCGGGACTTTATTAAGCTTCGGGAAATCGTATTGACATACACATTGCCGAAATCTGCTCTGGGTTCGAAAATCAAAGGGATAGATTTCAGCCTGGTCGCCCGCAACGTTTTCCTCTGGACACCGAAGAATAACAATTTTGTCGATCCCGAATCCTCCAATTACGGCAATGATATCCGGTCCAACTATGGGGAATTTGCGGTAGGCCCGACCTCCAGAAGTTTTGGTGGGAGTGTTAGCGTTCGTTTTTAA
- a CDS encoding tetratricopeptide repeat protein: MAKRGLFNAYMTSGRYKEAMSSLTDLLAGDPDNPDLLLKKSDIFLKQGDYERAMDVYEQVQKSPYHQPLVNTYLSTTELYAKQLLNEKNHEEALAVIDSGLVYKDNKDLRYMKGLAYEGLRKFDSAYYYQKFYEPSLIELDDFKAHLRALAQKSDQNYVAISHLRARFGDDNRITSISSFEYGRLQQGGSAYVGRIHYAGREEGKGIQGQLEWSRPWSTAFATRIDITGSGDQKLVYQDLECIPHSKV, encoded by the coding sequence GTGGCAAAACGGGGGCTCTTCAATGCTTATATGACGTCGGGCCGCTATAAGGAGGCGATGTCATCTTTGACCGACCTGCTGGCCGGGGATCCTGATAATCCTGATTTGCTGTTAAAAAAATCTGATATCTTTCTGAAACAAGGGGATTATGAGCGTGCAATGGACGTGTATGAGCAGGTGCAGAAAAGCCCATATCATCAACCGCTGGTCAATACTTATTTAAGCACAACCGAGCTCTATGCAAAGCAGCTGCTCAACGAAAAGAATCATGAAGAAGCGCTCGCTGTGATTGATAGTGGCTTGGTTTATAAAGACAACAAAGACCTCAGATATATGAAAGGACTCGCTTATGAAGGGCTGCGCAAGTTCGATTCTGCTTACTATTATCAAAAATTTTATGAACCTTCATTGATCGAACTCGACGATTTCAAAGCCCATCTCCGTGCTCTGGCACAAAAAAGTGATCAGAATTATGTAGCCATTTCGCACCTGCGCGCGAGATTTGGGGACGATAACCGGATTACCTCGATCTCTTCCTTCGAATACGGTCGTCTCCAGCAGGGTGGTTCCGCCTATGTCGGGCGCATCCACTATGCCGGAAGGGAAGAAGGAAAAGGGATACAGGGCCAGCTGGAATGGAGCCGCCCCTGGAGCACTGCTTTTGCTACGCGGATCGATATTACGGGATCCGGAGATCAGAAGCTTGTTTATCAAGACCTGGAATGCATACCGCACTCAAAAGTTTGA
- a CDS encoding LytR/AlgR family response regulator transcription factor encodes MAKKSVLIIDDEEHGRVLVRQYLKPFDAYYVAGECANGLEAIGQIDRLEPDLIFLDIQMPGANGFEVLQKIGHVPQVIFTTAYDKYAIQAFETNATDYLLKPYTKERFVKTMEKLHTNSVPSSFMLGETLGKKSAFPERILVESKKRYRNIDVADIIFLRAFGDYTELHTSSEMYLSSSGISTLASRLDPEKFLRIHRSVAVNVQHISELYRDIGKTFLVMDNGTELTVGRSYLPTIKHLIF; translated from the coding sequence ATGGCAAAAAAGTCAGTATTAATCATCGATGATGAAGAGCACGGCAGGGTGCTGGTCAGGCAGTATCTGAAACCATTTGACGCCTATTATGTGGCGGGTGAATGTGCCAATGGGCTGGAGGCCATCGGGCAGATCGACCGGCTCGAACCCGACCTTATCTTTCTTGACATCCAGATGCCCGGAGCCAACGGCTTTGAAGTCCTGCAGAAGATCGGCCATGTGCCACAGGTGATCTTTACGACCGCATACGACAAATATGCCATTCAGGCGTTTGAAACGAATGCGACCGACTACCTCCTGAAGCCATATACCAAGGAACGGTTTGTAAAGACGATGGAAAAGCTGCATACCAACTCTGTTCCATCTTCTTTCATGCTGGGAGAAACCTTGGGAAAGAAATCAGCCTTTCCCGAAAGAATCCTGGTGGAATCCAAGAAAAGGTACCGCAACATCGATGTGGCCGATATTATTTTCCTCCGGGCATTCGGTGACTACACAGAGCTTCATACATCATCCGAGATGTACCTGAGCTCGTCGGGGATCAGCACACTGGCATCGAGGCTTGACCCAGAAAAGTTCCTCCGTATCCACCGATCCGTCGCCGTCAATGTGCAGCACATTTCGGAACTCTACCGGGATATCGGAAAAACCTTTCTCGTCATGGACAACGGCACAGAACTGACCGTAGGGAGAAGTTATCTTCCCACGATTAAGCATCTTATCTTTTGA
- a CDS encoding tetratricopeptide repeat protein, which translates to MKIFAILCLLSLPIYNFAQYSTREIDTLLINEKPAGQNASGMERILWNKKIIDLAHKMNYQKGKVLGYTNVGRILRQNFELKESLKYLHIAEDLSKNVDDNFVKGRLYIEYAQVFNQLGLFETAVKYCDIGIAHYTKLKPADRYRKALRYAYGCRGAYYQELDPIRALASLRKAVELDPTPIALSNIATHYLKFEYNEDSIQLYLKRSFELLDSPVFKNNSYHRSAVLLTKADFLMHSHQYREAIVCFREVFELSKNFVGQDMVLAAYRGIARAYQQLGSTKKGTDFLQRAKILEDSLVMARNRGLAVSVDKLFADNRTFQQSLDRQRVELGLTLAVCLGILVLVAFFLFGYRKKMLIRIQERDQEHGVLLDQVNNENEELFSRKVDHLIELAKENDPKFFIVFQEVYLAFFERLRSIDPKISNETLKFCALLKLNFSTKDISLYTHIEVRSVQTRKSRLRKQLNIPSDVDLNVFMDQLCGD; encoded by the coding sequence ATGAAGATTTTTGCCATTTTATGTTTGCTTAGCTTACCTATTTACAACTTTGCGCAGTACAGTACCCGGGAGATCGACACCCTGTTGATAAACGAAAAACCGGCCGGACAGAACGCTTCGGGCATGGAACGAATCTTATGGAACAAAAAGATCATTGATCTTGCACATAAAATGAATTATCAAAAAGGGAAGGTGCTAGGTTACACGAACGTGGGGCGGATCCTCCGACAAAATTTTGAACTTAAGGAGAGTTTAAAATACCTGCATATTGCTGAAGACCTCTCCAAAAATGTGGACGATAATTTTGTAAAAGGACGTTTATATATCGAATATGCGCAGGTGTTTAATCAGCTCGGGCTTTTCGAAACAGCTGTTAAATACTGTGACATAGGGATCGCGCATTATACAAAATTGAAGCCTGCTGACCGGTACAGGAAAGCATTGCGATATGCCTATGGGTGTCGGGGGGCATATTATCAGGAGTTAGATCCCATAAGGGCATTGGCTAGTCTGCGTAAAGCAGTGGAGCTGGATCCGACTCCGATTGCGTTGAGTAATATCGCTACGCACTATCTAAAATTTGAATACAACGAAGATTCGATTCAGCTGTATCTTAAACGATCTTTCGAACTGCTCGATAGCCCGGTCTTTAAAAACAACAGTTATCACCGATCTGCTGTTCTGCTGACGAAGGCAGACTTTTTAATGCATAGTCATCAGTACCGCGAAGCGATAGTCTGTTTCAGGGAGGTGTTCGAATTATCGAAAAATTTTGTCGGTCAGGACATGGTTCTGGCAGCCTATAGGGGTATAGCCAGAGCTTACCAACAGCTAGGTAGCACCAAAAAGGGAACGGATTTCCTGCAGCGGGCCAAAATACTGGAAGACAGTCTGGTCATGGCGAGAAACAGGGGGCTGGCCGTGTCAGTGGACAAGCTTTTTGCCGACAATAGAACTTTTCAGCAGTCGCTGGACCGGCAGCGGGTAGAATTGGGCCTTACGCTTGCTGTATGTTTGGGTATCCTGGTGCTGGTTGCTTTTTTTCTTTTCGGTTATCGCAAAAAAATGCTGATCAGGATACAGGAGCGGGACCAGGAGCATGGAGTATTGCTGGATCAGGTGAATAATGAAAACGAAGAGCTGTTCAGCCGGAAAGTTGATCATCTGATTGAACTGGCTAAGGAAAATGATCCGAAATTTTTTATTGTTTTTCAGGAAGTCTATCTCGCATTCTTCGAGCGGTTGAGATCAATAGATCCTAAAATCAGCAATGAAACATTAAAGTTCTGCGCCCTCCTGAAGCTGAATTTTTCCACGAAAGATATCTCACTCTACACTCATATTGAAGTCAGAAGTGTCCAGACAAGGAAAAGCAGGCTAAGAAAACAGCTCAATATTCCTTCGGATGTAGACCTGAATGTCTTTATGGATCAGCTCTGTGGAGACTAA
- a CDS encoding lipid-binding protein: MKSRYNRTLIITGLFLLGAAACRKEQPAVEYSPIFPMSGEWHTHIYNADGGRVGDLSILRTYNTSDNVPDAAWFRLITSSRPTILAKIKVNVANRTFVAGDYQDTQTDPAVNFSIIEGKVLLNASKQPSDVMADSIYIKYKTGAEGDIYTVKGHRRTAWPEDEY, translated from the coding sequence ATGAAATCACGTTACAATAGAACACTCATCATAACAGGACTCTTCCTTCTGGGCGCTGCCGCCTGCAGGAAAGAGCAGCCCGCAGTCGAATATTCCCCTATTTTTCCGATGTCCGGCGAATGGCACACACATATATACAATGCCGATGGCGGACGTGTCGGTGACCTATCGATACTGCGCACCTATAACACCTCGGACAATGTACCCGATGCCGCCTGGTTTCGACTGATCACCTCATCGCGGCCCACTATTCTAGCAAAGATCAAAGTGAATGTGGCCAACAGGACTTTTGTTGCCGGCGATTATCAGGATACCCAGACCGATCCAGCGGTCAATTTCTCGATCATCGAGGGCAAGGTGCTGTTAAATGCGTCCAAGCAACCCAGTGATGTGATGGCGGACAGTATCTATATTAAATATAAAACCGGCGCCGAAGGCGATATCTATACCGTCAAAGGGCACCGGCGTACTGCCTGGCCCGAAGATGAATATTAA
- a CDS encoding CPBP family intramembrane glutamic endopeptidase — protein sequence MEIKTSVAYDSQPLTKLSPIIYLLFANAFMFNPYLPYWQSTLLVALIVLAGLSLQKGAFQAVNFRFASLLDINRAMLIYFFAVCSMGALQTLDNTWLVEKQLKYTLTLPLPSEKTGLLTLLFQTAFITAIGEELYFRSFVYTQLQRAGIKGKWIFISISALLYCMLFGHLAMYGIAVGFCWGIIMALVYHRYTNISINIVLHSAVEGTLLVLGHYKLLPFKIMI from the coding sequence ATGGAAATCAAGACATCAGTGGCATACGACAGTCAGCCCCTTACCAAGCTTAGCCCGATCATATACCTGTTATTTGCAAATGCCTTCATGTTCAATCCCTATCTACCCTATTGGCAGTCTACACTATTGGTCGCCTTAATCGTCCTGGCCGGCCTAAGCCTGCAGAAAGGGGCATTTCAGGCTGTTAATTTCAGATTTGCCTCCTTACTGGATATCAACAGGGCGATGCTGATCTATTTTTTCGCTGTCTGCAGCATGGGGGCACTACAGACTCTTGACAATACATGGCTTGTAGAAAAGCAGCTGAAGTATACGTTAACCCTACCCTTACCCAGTGAAAAGACTGGACTGCTGACGCTGTTGTTCCAAACTGCGTTTATCACCGCCATCGGCGAAGAGCTTTACTTCAGGTCCTTTGTCTATACCCAACTGCAACGGGCCGGCATCAAAGGAAAATGGATTTTTATCAGCATCAGTGCATTACTTTATTGCATGCTATTCGGACATCTGGCGATGTATGGCATTGCAGTCGGTTTTTGCTGGGGGATCATTATGGCACTCGTTTATCACAGGTATACCAACATCTCCATCAATATCGTCCTGCATAGTGCTGTCGAAGGGACTTTACTTGTTTTGGGACACTATAAGCTGCTGCCGTTCAAAATCATGATTTAG